GGGTGTTGGCCGTCGACCCGTCCTCGCCGTTCACCGGCGGGGCCCTGCTCGGCGACCGGGTGCGGATGCAGCGCCACGCCCTCGACGAGGGGGTCTACATCCGCTCCATGGCGACCCGGGGCCACCTGGGCGGCCTGGCCTGGGCGACCCCGCAGGCGGTGCGGGTGCTGGACGCCGCCGGCTGCGACGTCGTCCTGGTCGAGACCGTCGGGGTCGGCCAGGCCGAGGTCGAGGTGGCCGGCCTGGCCGACACCACCCTGGTCGCCCTGGCCCCCGGATTCGGGGACGCGGTCCAGGTCGCCAAGGCCGGCATCCTCGAGGTGGCCGACGTGTTCGTGGTCAACAAGGCCGACCGGGACGGCGCCGAGGTGGTCGCCCGCGACCTGCGCCAGATGCTCCACCTGGGGGAGGCCCAGCCCTGGCAGGTCCCGGTGGTCCTGACCGTGGCCGAGCGCGGCGACGGGGTCGGGAAGCTGGTCGAGGCCATCGCCGCCCACCGCGACCACCTGGCGTCCTCCGGCGAGCTGGACCGCCGCCGCCGCGACCGTGCCGCCCGCGAGATCGAGGAGGTCGCCCTGGCCGACCTCCGCACCGAGCTGGGCGAGCTCGGCCGCGGCGAGGCCCTCGACACCCTGGCCGAGCAGGTCGCCGCCGGCAAGCTCGGCCCCTACAGCGCCGCCGACCAGCTCCTGGCCGGGGTCAGGGGCGACCGCGGCTGATCCGCCCCCCTGTTGCCGGGGAATTGCCGGTCGGCTTCCTGTCCCGGGCGTCGGGTCGCCGCGAGGCTGGCCACCGTCGGAGCGTCCGAAGATCAGGAGGTCGAGATGCGACGCGTGGCGTGGGTCATGGTGCTTGTGATGGCGGCGGTGGCGGCGCCGTACGCCTCCGCCGGGCGGGCCGCCGCCCAACCGACGACGGTCCCCTTCCCCGATTTCGACCACGACGGCTTCGGCGACCTGGCGGTGGGGGTACCCGGCGAG
The genomic region above belongs to Actinomycetota bacterium and contains:
- the meaB gene encoding methylmalonyl Co-A mutase-associated GTPase MeaB — protein: MNLPELLERLKAGDKRAVARLISWVEDGDREQLRDAAEALNPATGRAQVIGLTGSPGVGKSTLAGALVATYRAAGLSVGVLAVDPSSPFTGGALLGDRVRMQRHALDEGVYIRSMATRGHLGGLAWATPQAVRVLDAAGCDVVLVETVGVGQAEVEVAGLADTTLVALAPGFGDAVQVAKAGILEVADVFVVNKADRDGAEVVARDLRQMLHLGEAQPWQVPVVLTVAERGDGVGKLVEAIAAHRDHLASSGELDRRRRDRAAREIEEVALADLRTELGELGRGEALDTLAEQVAAGKLGPYSAADQLLAGVRGDRG